A genome region from Thiohalobacter sp. includes the following:
- the hslO gene encoding Hsp33 family molecular chaperone HslO, with protein MTDGDTLNRFLFEHTRVRGELVHLDATWRAVLERHAYPPRVRELLGEAMVAAVLLSTIIKFDGSLTLQLTGEGALSMLVVQATSRRTVRGLAHWHEPLPEAGGLGELTGNARLAITIDPGQGMDRYQGIVALEGEPDLSAALAAYFSQSEQLDTRLWLAAGPERAAGMLLQRLPGTDEDPDVWPRTVQLADTITDPELLRLGHREILHRLFHEEDVRFFESEPVSFRCSCSRERIEHMLRGLGYDEVQSILEEQGGVEVTCEFCNQRYHFDAVDAERLFASADQPDVPPTRH; from the coding sequence ATGACCGACGGCGACACCCTCAACCGCTTCCTGTTCGAACACACCCGGGTCCGGGGCGAGCTGGTGCATCTGGATGCCACCTGGCGGGCGGTGCTGGAACGGCACGCCTATCCGCCGCGTGTTCGCGAGCTGCTGGGGGAGGCGATGGTCGCGGCCGTGCTGCTGTCCACCATCATCAAGTTTGATGGCTCGCTGACCCTGCAGCTGACCGGGGAGGGGGCGCTGAGCATGCTGGTGGTGCAGGCGACCTCGAGGCGCACGGTGCGCGGTCTGGCGCACTGGCACGAGCCGCTGCCGGAAGCGGGCGGTCTCGGCGAGCTGACCGGCAATGCGAGGCTGGCCATCACCATCGATCCGGGGCAGGGCATGGATCGTTACCAGGGCATCGTGGCGCTGGAGGGAGAGCCCGACCTGTCGGCGGCACTGGCGGCCTATTTCTCTCAGTCAGAGCAGCTCGATACCCGGCTGTGGCTGGCCGCCGGTCCCGAGCGCGCGGCGGGCATGTTGCTGCAGCGCCTGCCGGGTACCGACGAGGATCCGGACGTCTGGCCGCGCACCGTGCAGCTGGCCGACACCATCACCGATCCGGAACTGCTCAGGCTGGGGCACCGGGAGATCCTGCATCGGCTGTTCCACGAAGAGGATGTGCGTTTCTTCGAGTCCGAGCCGGTCAGTTTCCGCTGCAGTTGCTCGCGCGAACGCATCGAGCACATGCTGCGCGGTCTGGGCTACGACGAGGTGCAGTCCATTCTCGAGGAACAGGGCGGGGTCGAGGTCACCTGCGAATTCTGCAACCAGCGCTATCACTTCGACGCCGTCGATGCCGAGCGCCTGTTCGCCTCGGCCGATCAGCCGGACGTGCCGCCGACGCGGCACTGA
- the gatB gene encoding Asp-tRNA(Asn)/Glu-tRNA(Gln) amidotransferase subunit GatB produces the protein MEWEAVIGLEIHAQLATRSKIFSGAATAYGAPPNTQACAVDLGLPGVLPVLNEEVVRMAAKFGLATHSTVATRSVFARKNYFYPDLPKGYQISQYELPIVYDGWLDVELDDGSSKRIGITRAHLEEDAGKSLHEDFHGMSGIDLNRAGTPLLEIVSEPDLRSAKEAVAYMKKLHMLVRYLEICDGNMQEGSFRCDANVSIRRKGEHRFGTRTEIKNINSFRFVERAINHEIERQIDVLESGGAVVQETRLYDAARDETRPMRTKEEANDYRYFPDPDLLPVEIDEAFIESVRRELPELPDAKKARFMDQYGLSAYDAGVLTATRDMADYYEAVAAAVGDAKLSANWVMGELSGALNKATLDITESPISAEALSGLLARILDNTISGKLAKQVFEAMWEGEGSADEVIEKQGLKQITDPAAIEAMIRDIMAANPKQVEQYRAGQEKLLGFFVGQVMKASGGKANPGAVNKLLRKLLSEG, from the coding sequence ATGGAATGGGAAGCGGTAATCGGGCTTGAGATCCACGCCCAGCTGGCCACCCGAAGCAAGATCTTCTCCGGTGCCGCCACGGCCTACGGCGCGCCGCCGAACACCCAGGCCTGCGCGGTGGACCTGGGGCTGCCGGGTGTGTTGCCGGTGCTGAACGAGGAGGTGGTGCGCATGGCCGCGAAGTTCGGTCTGGCCACCCACAGCACGGTTGCGACGCGCTCGGTGTTCGCCCGCAAGAACTATTTCTATCCCGATCTCCCCAAGGGCTACCAGATCAGCCAGTACGAGCTGCCCATCGTGTACGACGGCTGGCTCGACGTCGAGCTCGACGATGGCAGCAGCAAGCGCATCGGTATTACCCGCGCCCATCTCGAAGAGGATGCCGGCAAGTCCCTGCACGAGGACTTCCACGGCATGAGCGGCATCGATCTCAACCGCGCCGGTACGCCGTTGCTGGAAATCGTTTCCGAGCCGGACCTGCGTTCGGCGAAGGAGGCTGTGGCCTACATGAAGAAGCTGCACATGCTGGTGCGCTACCTGGAGATCTGCGACGGCAACATGCAGGAGGGTTCCTTCCGCTGCGACGCCAATGTCTCCATCCGCCGCAAGGGCGAGCATCGTTTCGGCACCCGAACCGAGATCAAGAACATCAATTCCTTCCGCTTCGTGGAACGGGCCATCAACCACGAGATCGAGCGCCAGATCGATGTGCTGGAATCCGGTGGCGCGGTGGTGCAGGAAACCCGGCTGTACGACGCGGCCCGCGACGAGACGCGGCCCATGCGCACCAAGGAAGAGGCCAACGACTATCGCTACTTTCCCGATCCGGACCTGCTGCCGGTGGAAATCGACGAGGCCTTCATCGAGAGCGTGCGCAGGGAACTTCCGGAATTGCCGGATGCAAAGAAGGCGCGTTTCATGGATCAGTACGGCTTGTCGGCCTACGATGCCGGCGTGCTCACGGCGACCCGCGACATGGCGGACTACTACGAGGCCGTCGCCGCCGCCGTCGGCGATGCCAAGCTGTCCGCCAACTGGGTCATGGGCGAACTCTCGGGCGCCCTCAACAAGGCCACCCTCGACATCACCGAATCGCCCATTTCCGCAGAGGCATTGTCCGGCCTGCTGGCGCGCATCCTCGACAACACCATCTCCGGCAAGCTCGCCAAGCAGGTGTTCGAGGCCATGTGGGAGGGCGAGGGCAGTGCCGACGAGGTGATCGAGAAGCAGGGCCTGAAGCAGATTACCGATCCCGCAGCCATCGAGGCCATGATCCGCGACATCATGGCCGCCAACCCGAAGCAGGTCGAACAGTACCGCGCCGGCCAGGAAAAGCTGCTCGGCTTCTTTGTCGGTCAGGTGATGAAGGCCTCCGGCGGCAAGGCCAATCCGGGGGCGGTCAACAAGCTGCTGAGGAAGTTGTTGAGTGAGGGGTGA